One window of Novosphingobium sp. P6W genomic DNA carries:
- the paoA gene encoding aldehyde dehydrogenase iron-sulfur subunit PaoA — translation MTQGCGAISRRDVLKTSAAGAAIASSLGTGNVAMAQAEPSAPPTAAVRMKVNGKQISLTLDTRTTLLDTLREHLKLTGTKKGCDHGQCGACTVIVNGRRINSCLTLAVMHEGDEVTTIEGLGSVGDLHPMQAAFVEHDGYQCGYCTPGQICSAVAVLEEIRAGIPSHVTEDIGAAPGMTTLEMRERMSGNICRCGAYSNIAEAMAQVAGVKA, via the coding sequence ATGACGCAAGGATGCGGAGCCATTTCCAGGCGCGACGTTCTCAAGACAAGCGCGGCCGGTGCCGCCATCGCCAGTTCGCTGGGGACCGGCAACGTCGCCATGGCCCAGGCGGAGCCCAGCGCGCCGCCCACCGCCGCCGTGCGGATGAAGGTCAACGGCAAGCAGATTTCGCTGACGCTGGACACCCGCACCACGCTGCTGGACACTCTGCGCGAGCATCTGAAGCTGACTGGCACCAAGAAGGGCTGCGATCATGGGCAGTGCGGAGCCTGCACCGTCATCGTGAATGGCCGCCGCATCAATTCCTGCCTGACGCTGGCGGTGATGCACGAAGGCGACGAGGTCACCACGATCGAGGGCCTTGGCAGCGTTGGCGACCTGCACCCGATGCAGGCAGCCTTCGTCGAACATGACGGCTATCAGTGCGGCTATTGCACGCCCGGCCAGATCTGCTCGGCCGTCGCGGTGCTGGAGGAAATCCGGGCCGGCATCCCCAGCCACGTCACCGAGGATATCGGCGCCGCGCCCGGCATGACCACGCTGGAAATGCGCGAACGGATGAGCGGCAACATCTGCCGCTGCGGTGCCTATTCGAACATCGCCGAAGCCATGGCGCAAGTCGCAGGGGTGAAAGCATGA
- a CDS encoding MFS transporter, producing the protein MAESPTIDAVPPKATLTDAMRLRAIFAGSAGNLIEWYDFYVYAFTALYFSSEFFPESDRLVQLMATSGIFAIGFLMRPFGGWFFGRYADRKGRQAAMVVSVLMMGAGALLIAVLPTYAAIGAAAPALLLVGRMLQGFSTGGQYGTAATYLSEIAGPTRRGFWSSFQYVTLIGGQLCATLVILILQQLLGEDGMKAWGWRIAFLIGAAAAGCIILLRDHMHETASDTDREGAQAGSIVELFRHSTRAFLIVAALTAGGSLMFYSFTTYMQKFLVLTVGMSKETATLLMTAVLIVFMAQQPLMGLLSDRIGRRTNMIVFAVLGAVCIVPLFSALATAQSPAMAFVLIVAGLTICSFYTSVSGLFKAELFPVHVRALGVGLAYGVSNALFGGTAEYFALRFKDAGLEHGFYWYVSAFCVVSLVAALMLPDTRRDNPLDR; encoded by the coding sequence ATGGCCGAAAGTCCGACGATCGATGCCGTCCCGCCCAAGGCCACGCTTACCGACGCGATGCGCCTGCGGGCCATCTTCGCAGGATCGGCCGGCAATCTCATCGAATGGTACGACTTCTACGTCTACGCTTTCACCGCGCTCTATTTCTCGTCCGAGTTCTTCCCTGAAAGCGACAGGCTGGTCCAGCTCATGGCCACCAGCGGCATCTTTGCGATAGGCTTTCTGATGCGGCCTTTCGGCGGGTGGTTCTTTGGCCGCTATGCCGATCGCAAGGGGCGGCAGGCAGCGATGGTCGTCTCGGTGCTGATGATGGGCGCGGGCGCGCTGCTGATCGCGGTGCTGCCGACATACGCGGCGATCGGCGCGGCGGCTCCGGCGCTGCTGCTGGTGGGGCGCATGCTCCAGGGCTTTTCCACCGGCGGGCAATACGGCACCGCCGCCACATACCTTAGCGAGATCGCCGGGCCCACGCGGCGCGGCTTCTGGTCCTCGTTCCAGTACGTGACGCTGATCGGCGGACAGCTTTGCGCGACGCTGGTGATCCTGATCCTCCAGCAATTGCTGGGCGAGGACGGGATGAAGGCGTGGGGCTGGCGGATCGCCTTCCTGATCGGCGCGGCGGCGGCGGGCTGCATCATCTTGCTGCGCGATCACATGCATGAAACCGCCAGCGATACCGATCGTGAAGGTGCGCAGGCCGGCAGTATCGTCGAACTGTTCCGCCATTCGACCCGCGCTTTCCTGATCGTCGCGGCGCTGACGGCGGGCGGCAGCCTGATGTTCTATTCCTTCACCACCTACATGCAGAAGTTCCTGGTGCTGACCGTGGGCATGTCCAAGGAAACCGCGACGCTGCTGATGACGGCGGTGCTGATCGTGTTCATGGCGCAGCAGCCGCTGATGGGCCTGCTGTCGGACCGGATCGGGCGGCGCACCAACATGATCGTCTTTGCCGTTTTGGGCGCCGTGTGCATCGTGCCGCTGTTCAGTGCGCTGGCCACGGCGCAGAGCCCGGCCATGGCATTCGTGCTGATCGTGGCCGGGCTGACGATCTGCAGTTTCTACACGTCCGTCAGCGGGCTGTTCAAGGCGGAGCTGTTCCCCGTCCATGTCCGCGCGCTGGGGGTGGGCTTGGCTTACGGCGTATCCAACGCCCTTTTCGGCGGCACGGCGGAGTATTTCGCGCTCCGCTTCAAGGACGCCGGGCTGGAGCACGGGTTCTACTGGTACGTATCGGCGTTCTGCGTGGTGTCGCTGGTGGCCGCGCTGATGCTGCCCGATACGCGGCGGGACAATCCACTCGACCGCTGA